One Chryseobacterium wanjuense genomic region harbors:
- a CDS encoding diphosphomevalonate/mevalonate 3,5-bisphosphate decarboxylase family protein, with protein MTIQEFLGKKDFTIHNQTVSESCPSNIALIKYWGKYDNQVPANPSISYTLNHCKTNTTIEFFANEPFSVQTFLAGNEEVKFAEKIEKYFKNIEQYLPWILQGKYIIKTENTFPHSSGIASSASGFGAIAKCLMKLDENFSGQTSEEESLRKASFLARLGSGSACRSLYNGLVVWGESQVKGSSDFFAVQYPNDEIHEIFKNFNDWVLLIHEGQKSVSSTVGHGLMNTNPYAERRFQEARENFAPMKEILKNGDMQSFIKLVEHEALTLHAMMMMSDPAFILMKTGTLEVINKIWDFRRATHLPLFFTLDAGANVHLLFPNDGSEEKIKSFIESDLLQHTQNNGVVKDVMKF; from the coding sequence ATGACAATACAAGAATTTCTAGGAAAAAAAGATTTTACGATACATAATCAAACGGTTTCAGAAAGCTGTCCGTCAAATATTGCCTTAATTAAATATTGGGGAAAATACGACAACCAGGTTCCGGCAAATCCGAGTATTAGCTATACTTTGAATCATTGTAAAACCAATACTACCATTGAGTTTTTTGCCAATGAGCCTTTTTCTGTTCAGACTTTTTTAGCGGGTAATGAAGAAGTGAAATTTGCTGAGAAAATCGAAAAATATTTTAAAAATATCGAACAATATCTTCCGTGGATTTTGCAGGGAAAATACATTATTAAAACGGAAAATACATTTCCTCACAGTTCAGGAATTGCGAGTTCAGCTTCGGGTTTCGGTGCGATTGCCAAATGTCTGATGAAATTAGATGAAAATTTTTCAGGACAGACTTCGGAGGAGGAGTCATTAAGGAAAGCTTCATTTTTAGCAAGATTGGGAAGCGGAAGCGCTTGTCGTAGCCTATACAACGGATTGGTGGTCTGGGGCGAATCTCAGGTAAAAGGAAGTTCAGACTTTTTTGCCGTACAATATCCGAATGATGAAATTCATGAGATTTTCAAAAATTTCAATGACTGGGTACTGTTGATTCATGAAGGTCAGAAAAGCGTTTCTTCAACGGTTGGCCATGGATTGATGAATACAAATCCTTACGCAGAAAGAAGATTTCAGGAAGCAAGGGAAAATTTTGCCCCGATGAAAGAAATCCTAAAAAATGGAGATATGCAGAGCTTCATCAAACTCGTGGAACACGAAGCACTGACGCTTCACGCCATGATGATGATGAGCGATCCGGCTTTTATTTTAATGAAAACAGGAACTTTGGAAGTGATTAATAAGATCTGGGATTTCAGAAGAGCAACCCATCTGCCTTTATTTTTTACATTAGATGCAGGAGCAAATGTTCATCTTTTATTCCCGAATGATGGTTCTGAAGAAAAAATTAAATCTTTCATTGAATCGGATTTACTACAGCACACTCAAAATAATGGAGTAGTAAAGGATGTAATGAAATTTTAA
- a CDS encoding endonuclease/exonuclease/phosphatase family protein, whose translation MWTAYLILIVLLLILTILPKIQNSHWIFRVPEFGKIQITFFILFTFALGFVVAENLENFWYYQAFLAILFVYHGFTLVKYTPLYPVKKYSQSNHSSQKLKFISANVYQFNKEHHHFIKLIEKYQPDFFLTMESNAEWEKALQPLEKEYIYQHKVPLENTYGMHFYSKTEIKKAQTHFFVANDIPTIEVHLETENGYKFVFFGVHPPPPSPTEEETSKERDGDLLSTAKRVTKIEEPVIVVGDFNNVAWSRSSVLFRKTSHLIDPRIGRSFVSTFHAKYRFLRFPIDLMFHSENIFIKELKTLENFGSDHLPVYCELFIDHQNDEQKKRIDKATNEEKTEAEEMIQEGKEENGDRDPVVTED comes from the coding sequence ATGTGGACAGCTTATCTGATTCTGATAGTATTGTTATTAATTTTAACCATACTTCCAAAAATTCAAAATTCTCATTGGATATTTCGGGTTCCGGAATTCGGGAAAATACAGATCACATTCTTTATATTATTCACTTTTGCATTGGGTTTTGTGGTCGCGGAAAATTTAGAAAACTTTTGGTATTACCAGGCATTTCTTGCCATACTATTTGTTTATCATGGTTTCACATTGGTGAAATATACCCCACTTTATCCTGTAAAAAAATATTCACAAAGCAATCATTCTTCACAGAAGCTAAAATTTATTTCCGCTAATGTGTATCAGTTTAATAAAGAACATCATCATTTCATTAAATTAATAGAAAAATATCAACCCGATTTTTTCCTGACCATGGAAAGCAATGCTGAATGGGAAAAAGCATTACAACCCCTCGAAAAAGAATATATTTATCAGCATAAAGTCCCTCTGGAAAACACTTACGGAATGCATTTTTATTCCAAAACTGAAATAAAAAAGGCTCAGACCCATTTCTTTGTTGCGAATGATATTCCTACCATTGAAGTGCATTTGGAGACAGAAAACGGATATAAATTTGTCTTTTTTGGAGTCCATCCGCCGCCGCCAAGTCCAACCGAAGAAGAGACTTCCAAAGAGAGGGACGGCGATCTTTTGAGCACGGCAAAACGCGTCACCAAAATAGAAGAACCGGTGATTGTTGTGGGAGATTTCAATAATGTTGCGTGGTCGAGATCCTCTGTTTTATTTAGAAAAACAAGTCATTTGATTGATCCCAGAATCGGAAGATCTTTTGTTTCTACTTTTCATGCAAAATACCGTTTTCTAAGATTTCCCATTGATTTAATGTTCCACAGCGAAAATATTTTCATTAAAGAACTTAAAACACTGGAAAATTTCGGATCAGATCATCTTCCTGTCTATTGTGAACTTTTTATAGACCATCAAAATGATGAGCAGAAAAAAAGAATCGACAAGGCCACGAACGAGGAAAAAACAGAAGCCGAAGAAATGATCCAGGAAGGGAAAGAAGAAAATGGGGACCGTGATCCTGTAGTAACAGAGGATTGA
- a CDS encoding nuclear transport factor 2 family protein, with translation MNKILMATVLFGSLCFGQQNENQEVEKTIRNLFLGMKNADTELVKSTFSDTAILQTITKNGLKNEELKDFLGSISKYSKNDLDERIVIDVIRTDGDLASVFTPYEFFFKGKFSHCGANSFQLVKQNGEWKIQYLIDTRRKDNCKEIK, from the coding sequence ATGAATAAAATACTTATGGCAACCGTATTGTTCGGAAGTTTATGCTTTGGACAACAAAATGAGAATCAGGAAGTTGAAAAAACAATCCGGAATCTGTTTTTAGGTATGAAAAACGCAGATACTGAATTGGTAAAATCTACTTTTTCAGATACGGCAATTCTTCAGACCATCACCAAAAACGGCTTGAAAAATGAAGAGCTCAAAGACTTTCTCGGCTCTATTTCAAAGTATTCTAAAAATGATCTGGATGAAAGAATTGTAATAGATGTCATCCGTACAGACGGCGATCTGGCAAGTGTTTTCACTCCTTATGAGTTTTTTTTCAAGGGTAAATTCTCTCACTGCGGAGCCAACAGTTTTCAATTGGTAAAGCAAAACGGGGAGTGGAAAATCCAATATCTGATCGATACGCGAAGAAAAGATAACTGCAAGGAAATCAAGTAA
- the gloA2 gene encoding SMU1112c/YaeR family gloxylase I-like metalloprotein — MKIHHIAIICSDYEVSKKFYTEVLGLNIIREVYREERQSYKLDLAIGDHYVIELFSFPDPPKRPSGPEACGLRHLAFSVENVHEKRQELVQKGLICEEIRTDEFTGKEFFFTRDPDQLPLEFYEM; from the coding sequence ATGAAAATCCATCATATTGCCATTATCTGTTCAGATTATGAAGTTTCAAAAAAATTCTATACTGAGGTTTTAGGATTGAATATCATCCGTGAAGTCTATCGTGAAGAAAGACAGTCTTACAAGCTCGATCTTGCAATTGGCGATCATTATGTCATTGAATTATTCTCATTTCCTGACCCTCCTAAAAGACCTTCCGGGCCGGAAGCCTGCGGGTTAAGGCATTTGGCTTTTTCAGTTGAAAATGTTCATGAAAAACGCCAGGAATTAGTTCAGAAAGGATTAATTTGTGAAGAAATAAGAACAGACGAATTCACAGGAAAAGAATTTTTCTTTACCAGAGATCCCGACCAACTGCCGCTGGAGTTTTATGAAATGTAA
- a CDS encoding DUF1634 domain-containing protein: MRKNFTDVDLNRSVGNLLRLGVILAVATSLIGFVKLFTEGFKMPKKYTSLDMGTSSEKVWGQFWDSLCKGEGMAIIQLGILLLIFTPLMRIIFALIGYLKEKDYIYVAISSIVLAIMAVSFFTGYAH; encoded by the coding sequence ATGAGAAAGAATTTCACAGACGTAGATCTGAACCGTTCCGTAGGAAATCTTCTGAGACTGGGCGTTATTCTGGCTGTAGCCACTTCTCTGATCGGTTTTGTAAAACTCTTCACCGAAGGCTTTAAAATGCCTAAAAAATATACTTCCCTCGACATGGGAACGTCCTCAGAGAAAGTTTGGGGGCAGTTTTGGGATTCCCTTTGCAAAGGTGAAGGAATGGCCATTATCCAGTTGGGAATTCTGCTTTTGATCTTTACACCTTTAATGAGAATTATTTTCGCTTTAATTGGATATTTAAAGGAAAAAGATTATATCTATGTAGCTATTTCTTCGATTGTATTGGCTATTATGGCAGTCAGTTTTTTTACAGGTTACGCGCATTAA
- a CDS encoding sulfite exporter TauE/SafE family protein, translating into MSEIIILFLGAISAGLLGSLTGLGGGVIIIPLLTLGFGVPMHYAIGASLISVIGTSSGAAVAFVKEGFTNMRVGMFLEIATTSGAIIGALVSGMLNPNTIGIIFASILLLTVILNLKGKPDHQEPIIKGSLEEKLKLYGTFPDKGVVKSYSARNTVSGFLMMMFAGAMSGLLGIGSGALKVLAMDNMMKLPFKVSTTTSNFMIGVTAVASALIYFQRGEIIPVIVAPVLIGVVVGSFIGSKTLMVSKTKKLKVFFAIVITILSVYMMYNGINKSFR; encoded by the coding sequence ATGTCAGAAATCATCATTCTCTTCCTTGGAGCAATTTCGGCGGGACTTCTGGGTTCACTGACCGGTTTAGGAGGAGGAGTCATTATTATCCCTTTATTAACGCTGGGTTTCGGCGTTCCTATGCATTATGCCATTGGTGCTTCACTTATCTCTGTGATCGGGACTTCTTCCGGTGCGGCTGTTGCTTTCGTGAAAGAAGGTTTTACCAATATGAGAGTCGGAATGTTTTTGGAAATTGCCACTACATCCGGAGCTATTATCGGAGCTTTGGTTTCGGGAATGCTTAACCCGAATACAATCGGAATTATTTTCGCTAGTATTCTTCTTTTAACGGTAATTTTAAACTTAAAAGGAAAGCCGGATCACCAAGAACCTATCATTAAAGGCAGTTTGGAAGAAAAACTAAAATTATACGGAACATTTCCTGATAAAGGAGTGGTAAAAAGCTATTCTGCAAGAAATACAGTTTCCGGATTTTTGATGATGATGTTTGCCGGTGCAATGTCCGGACTTCTGGGAATCGGTTCTGGCGCTTTGAAAGTGCTGGCCATGGATAATATGATGAAGCTGCCATTCAAAGTTTCTACGACCACGAGTAACTTCATGATCGGTGTAACGGCGGTTGCGAGTGCACTCATCTATTTCCAGCGAGGGGAAATTATCCCTGTGATTGTAGCTCCGGTTCTGATCGGGGTTGTAGTCGGAAGTTTCATCGGATCAAAAACGCTCATGGTTTCCAAGACGAAAAAATTAAAGGTGTTTTTTGCCATTGTAATCACCATTTTGTCGGTTTACATGATGTATAACGGAATTAATAAAAGTTTCAGATAA
- a CDS encoding DUF1543 domain-containing protein, whose amino-acid sequence MKLFYIILGATPKGRNIEQHDVFFGIAESLKDLVPDMKDFWKEADGKIHIDCYQEVKFADGYEVEIVEKGRKTTEDQLYFINLGGYKKGFFEEFHEQHLMVGKSMGEIVKKAKDTEFYHTMGFDGAVSHIDDKHGVDIDDIFNVSDILPEKMKEKYSIVLKKSDVENQENLMGLGYLKIDKI is encoded by the coding sequence TTGAAATTATTCTACATAATACTCGGCGCAACGCCAAAAGGAAGGAATATAGAGCAGCATGACGTATTTTTTGGAATTGCGGAAAGCCTGAAAGATTTGGTTCCTGATATGAAAGATTTTTGGAAAGAAGCAGATGGAAAAATCCATATCGATTGCTATCAGGAAGTGAAATTTGCTGACGGATATGAAGTGGAAATTGTTGAAAAAGGACGGAAAACTACAGAAGATCAATTGTATTTTATTAATCTTGGCGGGTATAAAAAAGGTTTTTTTGAAGAATTTCATGAGCAACATCTGATGGTGGGAAAATCGATGGGAGAAATTGTAAAAAAAGCGAAGGATACAGAGTTTTATCACACCATGGGATTTGACGGAGCGGTAAGTCATATTGATGATAAACATGGGGTGGATATCGATGATATTTTTAATGTAAGTGACATTTTGCCAGAAAAAATGAAAGAAAAATATTCAATTGTCTTAAAGAAATCTGATGTGGAAAATCAGGAAAACCTAATGGGGCTGGGGTATTTGAAGATTGATAAAATATAA
- a CDS encoding 5-(carboxyamino)imidazole ribonucleotide synthase, whose amino-acid sequence MKIGILGGGQLGRMLIQEALKYDDEFYTLDPASDAPCHNISYFTQGNFNDYETVLNFGKDKDVVTIEIEHVNADALAELENQGIKVVPNSKIIKTIQQKILQKEFYKAHDIPSPEFEVMDGSSDEIKMPLPFVQKMNTGGYDGKGVQVIRTAEDMKNMWTQDSVIEKLVDIDKELSVIVARNENGETKTFPVTEMVADPKLNLLDFNICPVFLSEEIEEQINSITEKFLNAINSPGLFAIELFLDKEGKVWVNETAPRLHNSGHQSQEGNANSQFEQMYRVVKNLPLADTDAIIYSGMLNLVGAEGFSGKVIYEGMEDVLRMPETYVHLYGKTETKPGRKMGHINVLADSREELMEKLVMVKGMVRVIAE is encoded by the coding sequence ATGAAAATAGGAATTTTAGGAGGAGGACAGCTGGGAAGAATGCTGATTCAGGAAGCGTTGAAATATGATGACGAATTTTATACCCTGGATCCGGCTTCCGATGCACCTTGCCACAATATTTCTTACTTTACACAAGGGAATTTTAACGATTATGAAACCGTCCTGAATTTCGGTAAAGATAAAGATGTGGTGACTATTGAAATCGAACATGTAAATGCTGATGCTCTTGCCGAACTGGAAAATCAGGGAATAAAAGTAGTTCCGAATTCTAAAATTATTAAAACTATTCAGCAAAAAATTCTTCAGAAAGAATTTTATAAAGCTCACGATATTCCAAGCCCGGAATTTGAGGTGATGGATGGAAGTTCTGATGAAATCAAAATGCCGTTGCCTTTTGTACAGAAGATGAATACAGGCGGCTACGACGGAAAAGGAGTTCAGGTCATCCGTACTGCTGAGGATATGAAAAATATGTGGACACAGGACTCAGTTATTGAAAAATTGGTTGACATTGACAAGGAGCTTTCCGTAATCGTTGCCAGAAATGAAAATGGTGAAACAAAAACTTTCCCTGTAACGGAAATGGTGGCCGATCCGAAGCTTAACTTATTGGATTTCAATATTTGTCCGGTTTTCCTGAGCGAAGAAATTGAAGAACAAATCAATTCGATCACTGAGAAATTTTTAAATGCAATCAATTCTCCAGGGCTTTTTGCGATTGAATTATTTTTGGATAAAGAAGGAAAAGTCTGGGTAAACGAAACAGCACCGAGACTGCACAATTCGGGGCATCAGAGCCAAGAAGGAAACGCCAATTCGCAGTTTGAGCAGATGTATCGTGTGGTGAAAAATTTACCTTTGGCAGATACAGATGCTATTATCTACAGCGGAATGCTGAATTTGGTAGGAGCAGAAGGATTCTCAGGAAAAGTGATTTATGAAGGAATGGAGGACGTATTGAGAATGCCTGAAACCTATGTTCACCTTTACGGAAAAACAGAAACCAAGCCGGGAAGAAAAATGGGACACATCAACGTGTTGGCAGATTCCAGGGAGGAATTGATGGAGAAGCTGGTGATGGTGAAAGGAATGGTGAGAGTGATTGCGGAGTAA
- a CDS encoding DMT family transporter, whose translation MKDLKLTFAILTVAIVWGTTFLSIRVAVETIPAWFVAGIRQFLASVIMLLILLYRGEFQWIGWKNLGYQIVFSLLMLIIANGLTTVAEETLTSSLTSLISATSPIIVFLGSVALGLQKFTIRALVGVLMCFGGILFIFWDGIKDLANPDYRFGILLLFCAIAGWASGTIYTKKLNIQSKNISLNLFYQFAFAGIMQIIFAFLFSENYNFENWSLKSVSAMIYLSVFGSVAAFFAYHYALRKVSPVQVSILAYVNTIISIFLSWLILDETITMKFIMAAVLIIFGVFVINYNPQMFKKQRIE comes from the coding sequence TTGAAAGATTTAAAACTCACTTTTGCCATTCTTACCGTCGCCATTGTCTGGGGAACGACTTTTTTGTCGATCCGTGTAGCTGTAGAAACCATTCCGGCGTGGTTTGTGGCGGGAATCCGGCAGTTTCTGGCATCTGTCATTATGCTTTTGATCCTTCTCTATCGGGGAGAATTTCAATGGATCGGCTGGAAGAATTTGGGCTATCAAATTGTTTTTTCATTATTAATGCTCATTATCGCCAATGGACTGACGACCGTGGCCGAAGAAACTTTGACGAGCAGCCTGACTTCACTGATAAGCGCAACATCCCCCATTATCGTATTTCTGGGAAGTGTTGCTCTCGGATTGCAGAAGTTTACCATCAGGGCATTAGTGGGCGTTTTAATGTGTTTTGGAGGCATTCTTTTCATCTTTTGGGACGGAATAAAAGATCTCGCCAATCCGGATTACAGATTTGGGATTTTACTTTTGTTTTGTGCGATTGCAGGTTGGGCTTCGGGAACGATTTATACTAAAAAACTTAATATCCAGAGTAAAAATATTTCACTGAATTTATTTTATCAATTTGCTTTTGCAGGAATTATGCAAATTATTTTTGCATTTTTATTTTCAGAAAATTACAACTTCGAAAACTGGAGTCTGAAAAGTGTTTCCGCAATGATTTACCTGTCGGTTTTCGGTTCTGTGGCAGCATTTTTTGCGTATCATTATGCATTGAGGAAAGTTTCCCCGGTACAGGTTTCTATTTTAGCTTATGTGAATACAATTATTTCCATATTTTTGAGCTGGCTTATTTTGGATGAAACCATTACGATGAAGTTCATCATGGCCGCTGTGTTAATTATTTTTGGAGTTTTTGTAATTAATTATAATCCGCAGATGTTTAAGAAACAGAGGATTGAGTAA
- a CDS encoding zinc-dependent alcohol dehydrogenase family protein, translated as MKAIVLEQFGQPLVVKEIEKPQPKDHEVLVKIKASGLNPLDIKIKNGQAAHAQVTPPMILGIDMAGVVEAVGKNVKNFKIGNEVYGMVSGVGNNPGTLAEYIAVDADLLALKPKNISFKEAAATPLIFITAWEGLIDKMNIQKNQNVLIHAGNGGVGHVAIQIALAKGSKVFTTVKSENIEAVENYPVEIINTDESSVEKYVQDLTNGIGFDAILDTVGLLDDSFKAVKQYSGHVVSILGWRTHSLAPLSFRNATYSGVFTLYPLLSGENRKHYGEILQQATQLFENGKLKIMLDDKFYSLEQANDAFGDIENRNTKGKIVIEID; from the coding sequence ATGAAAGCAATCGTATTAGAACAATTTGGACAACCATTGGTGGTAAAAGAAATTGAAAAACCCCAACCAAAAGATCATGAAGTTTTGGTTAAAATAAAAGCAAGCGGACTGAATCCTTTAGACATCAAAATAAAAAATGGACAAGCCGCACATGCACAGGTAACTCCGCCTATGATTTTGGGAATCGATATGGCTGGAGTCGTCGAAGCTGTCGGGAAAAACGTTAAAAATTTCAAAATTGGCAACGAAGTGTATGGAATGGTAAGCGGCGTAGGAAATAACCCCGGAACTTTGGCAGAATATATTGCTGTAGACGCTGATCTTTTAGCATTAAAACCTAAAAATATTTCGTTTAAAGAAGCTGCAGCCACTCCATTGATTTTCATCACTGCCTGGGAAGGTTTAATTGATAAAATGAATATTCAAAAAAACCAAAATGTCTTGATACACGCAGGAAACGGCGGTGTAGGTCATGTTGCCATACAAATTGCATTAGCAAAAGGTTCAAAAGTTTTTACGACCGTAAAATCTGAAAATATTGAAGCTGTAGAAAACTATCCTGTTGAAATTATCAATACTGATGAATCATCTGTGGAAAAATATGTTCAGGATTTGACAAACGGGATTGGTTTTGATGCAATTCTTGACACAGTCGGGCTTTTAGATGATTCTTTTAAAGCTGTAAAACAATATTCCGGCCATGTTGTGAGTATTTTGGGTTGGAGAACTCACAGTTTGGCTCCCTTATCTTTCAGAAATGCAACCTATTCCGGTGTTTTTACGCTATATCCCTTACTATCAGGAGAAAACAGAAAGCATTATGGTGAAATTTTACAACAAGCCACTCAACTTTTCGAAAATGGAAAATTAAAAATTATGCTTGATGATAAATTTTATTCGCTTGAACAGGCAAATGACGCATTCGGTGATATAGAAAATAGAAATACCAAAGGGAAAATTGTCATAGAAATAGACTAG
- a CDS encoding helix-turn-helix domain-containing protein — protein sequence MLYFYMIKGYNVVMRKDYLQQPFELDLKQPLGVCPRGEHGVSFFELVYIVSGKGFQHINGNEFSYKKGNLFLLKPEDSHRFTFETKTQLFFIRFNRVFFQNTTIENNFFKRIEQVFSNINGFQSFVVDAIEDEIVIEHLMENLFLEMKNKKLYSEEVIQLLVQSVLTVVARNLIQKTSLIIDEKTEDRAANIIQYVHGNIYEPEKLTSESISNLFGVSKTYIGRYFKNQTGKTLNEYITDYKIKLIENRLKHSDMRINEIADEFGFTDKSHLNRFFKKRNNISPSAFRKENFTSGL from the coding sequence ATGTTGTATTTTTACATGATAAAAGGGTATAATGTTGTCATGAGAAAAGATTATTTACAACAACCGTTCGAACTTGATCTGAAACAGCCACTGGGTGTTTGTCCAAGAGGAGAGCATGGCGTAAGTTTTTTTGAATTGGTGTATATTGTTTCAGGAAAAGGTTTTCAGCATATTAACGGAAATGAATTTTCTTATAAAAAAGGCAATCTTTTTTTGCTTAAACCTGAAGATTCTCATCGTTTTACATTTGAAACGAAAACTCAATTGTTTTTTATACGTTTTAATCGGGTGTTTTTTCAGAATACTACAATCGAGAATAATTTCTTTAAACGGATAGAACAGGTTTTTTCCAACATCAACGGTTTTCAGAGTTTTGTAGTAGATGCTATTGAAGATGAGATAGTTATTGAGCATTTAATGGAGAATTTATTCCTAGAAATGAAAAATAAAAAGCTTTATTCAGAAGAGGTGATCCAGTTATTGGTACAGTCTGTTCTAACGGTTGTTGCGAGAAATTTAATTCAAAAAACTTCATTAATTATTGATGAAAAGACAGAAGATAGAGCAGCAAATATTATTCAATACGTCCATGGAAATATTTATGAGCCTGAAAAATTGACCAGTGAAAGTATCAGTAATTTATTTGGAGTTTCAAAAACCTATATCGGACGTTATTTTAAAAACCAGACCGGAAAAACTTTGAACGAATACATCACCGATTATAAAATTAAACTCATCGAAAATCGATTGAAACACAGCGATATGAGAATCAATGAAATTGCTGATGAATTTGGTTTTACAGACAAAAGTCATTTAAACCGTTTCTTTAAAAAACGAAATAATA